A section of the Triticum dicoccoides isolate Atlit2015 ecotype Zavitan chromosome 7A, WEW_v2.0, whole genome shotgun sequence genome encodes:
- the LOC119334661 gene encoding membrane-anchored ubiquitin-fold protein 3-like, which produces MASGKEPIEVKFRLFDGTDIGPNKYDPATTVTALKEFVLARWPQDKDIIPKTLNDVKLINAGRILENNKTLAESRVPVGEVPGGVITMHVVVRPPQSDKSDKHLSNSPKQNRCGCTIL; this is translated from the exons ATGGCCAGCGGGAAGGAGCCGATCGAGGTGAAGTTCCGCCTCTTCGACGGCACGGACATCGGGCCCAACAAGTACGACCCCGCCACCACCGTCACCGCGCTCAAGGAGTTCGTCCTCGCTCGGTGGCCGCAGG ACAAAGACATTATTCCAAAAACTCTCAATGACGTGAAGCTCATCAATGCTGGAAGGATACTTGAGAATAACAAAACTCTTGCCGAGTCTCGAGTCCCAGTAGGAGAAGTTCCAGGAGGTGTGATCACGATGCATGTTGTTGTACGCCCTCCCCAAAGTGACAAAAGTG ATAAACACCTCTCGAATTCTCCCAAGCAGAACAGATGTGGGTGCACGATATTGTGA